In Acidobacteriota bacterium, a genomic segment contains:
- a CDS encoding DUF262 domain-containing protein: MPKIDTTVGSLVAMIRDGELRLPEMQQRYVWPATRVRDLMDSLYRGYPSGTILVWETDREMPSRDLAIEQETSPFKGHKLLLDGQQRLTSLSAILRGTPVSVRGRKRSIDILFNLDHPDGPPVEVLEVEDDTAGDDSETEGDEEEPGPNIHERLKLRTFVVAARSIQSDPRWVKISDIFAEDKSDARILKGLVNSFDDPLFDRYSKRLQAVRKIKDYPYVMHVLDKELSYEEVAEIFVRVNSLGIKLRGSDLALAQITSRWQDSLKLFEQFQEECEEKWFTLDLGLLVRALVVFTTGQSRFKTVGTIPVQRLKAGWEEAKNGIRFAVSFLRANAGIEDESLLSSPVFIITIAFYAMHQHYQLTRSDEAELRRWLYVANARGHYSGSSETTLDVDLNIISRDGTTNDLLEVLRQQLGRFEIEPSDFKGRGQRSALFSTAYLALKARGAKDWRSRLGLSLTHQGRFDFIEHHHIFPKSLLRKAEYSKSEINEIANMAFVSGGTNRSIASKPPEEYLHRRTRRGSLSRALPAAG, from the coding sequence ATGCCGAAGATCGATACCACAGTTGGAAGCCTTGTCGCGATGATAAGGGACGGCGAACTGCGCCTACCCGAAATGCAGCAGCGATACGTTTGGCCCGCCACGCGAGTTCGCGACTTGATGGACTCGCTTTATCGAGGTTACCCATCCGGAACCATCTTGGTCTGGGAAACTGATCGCGAAATGCCCAGTCGTGATCTTGCGATTGAACAGGAGACGAGCCCGTTTAAAGGTCACAAACTGCTTTTGGATGGGCAGCAGCGCCTGACATCGCTCTCAGCTATACTGAGGGGCACACCTGTCTCGGTCAGAGGACGAAAGAGATCGATAGACATATTGTTCAATCTCGATCACCCTGACGGTCCCCCCGTGGAGGTGCTGGAAGTCGAAGATGACACGGCGGGTGATGATAGTGAAACCGAAGGTGACGAAGAGGAGCCCGGCCCGAATATTCACGAGAGACTTAAACTCCGCACCTTTGTGGTGGCCGCCAGATCGATACAGTCAGATCCTCGTTGGGTGAAAATCTCGGATATCTTCGCTGAAGACAAGTCGGATGCTCGGATTTTGAAAGGATTAGTGAACTCCTTCGATGATCCGCTATTCGACAGGTATTCGAAACGGTTGCAAGCAGTCCGAAAGATTAAGGACTATCCTTACGTGATGCATGTGCTCGACAAAGAGCTTTCATACGAAGAGGTCGCCGAAATCTTCGTGAGAGTGAATTCGCTGGGAATCAAGCTTCGCGGATCTGACCTAGCCCTAGCGCAAATCACCTCTCGATGGCAAGACTCACTGAAGCTTTTTGAGCAGTTCCAGGAGGAGTGTGAAGAAAAATGGTTTACGCTTGACCTCGGATTACTCGTACGCGCACTGGTAGTGTTTACGACAGGACAGAGTCGATTCAAAACGGTTGGAACAATTCCTGTTCAACGCTTGAAAGCTGGTTGGGAGGAGGCGAAAAACGGAATTCGTTTCGCGGTTAGTTTTCTACGGGCTAATGCCGGCATTGAGGATGAGAGTCTTCTTTCTTCACCGGTGTTCATTATCACGATAGCGTTCTACGCGATGCACCAGCACTATCAGCTGACGCGGAGTGATGAGGCGGAGCTGAGGCGTTGGCTGTATGTCGCCAATGCTCGCGGACACTACAGTGGCTCATCAGAAACGACTCTTGATGTTGATCTCAATATTATTAGCCGGGATGGAACAACAAATGATCTGCTCGAGGTTTTGAGACAGCAGCTTGGGCGATTCGAGATTGAGCCGAGCGACTTTAAAGGCCGTGGGCAGAGAAGCGCCCTATTCTCGACTGCCTATCTAGCTCTAAAAGCTCGAGGCGCGAAAGACTGGCGAAGCCGGTTGGGTCTGTCTCTCACACACCAAGGTCGTTTCGATTTTATAGAGCATCATCACATATTTCCGAAGTCCCTATTGAGAAAGGCGGAATACAGTAAAAGTGAAATCAACGAGATCGCAAATATGGCGTTCGTCAGTGGGGGAACAAACCGAAGTATCGCGTCGAAGCCACCAGAAGAATATTTGCACAGAAGAACAAGGAGAGGAAGCCTTAGCCGCGCATTGCCTGCCGCTGGATGA
- a CDS encoding NUDIX domain-containing protein — translation MAKAASAKKRVVKSGGGPWPTIGVSVVIFALRPHGDSHELAVLLVRRESSPFAGLWALPGGWVHTGEGLEESARRHLLTKTGLQAAYLEQLYTFGRPDRDPREHRIAVAYYALVPGDPVEPSTGQREARWFSVERLPKKLAFDNHEILRYALWRLRNKVSYADVAFQLLPRNFTLSELREVYEVILDRKLDPTNFRRKVEASGTIVPTSSRVEGGAHRPPRLYRAHRRSLPEPAPMN, via the coding sequence ATGGCGAAGGCGGCATCGGCGAAGAAAAGAGTAGTCAAATCCGGCGGAGGGCCCTGGCCGACGATTGGCGTTAGCGTTGTAATCTTCGCTCTGCGTCCGCATGGCGACTCGCACGAACTTGCCGTCCTCCTGGTCCGCAGAGAGTCGTCTCCGTTTGCCGGGCTGTGGGCGCTTCCGGGAGGTTGGGTGCATACGGGCGAGGGGCTCGAGGAATCGGCGCGACGGCATCTGCTCACTAAGACAGGTCTCCAGGCAGCGTACCTGGAGCAGCTCTACACTTTTGGAAGACCGGACCGTGATCCTCGCGAACACCGAATCGCCGTAGCCTATTACGCGCTTGTCCCCGGCGATCCCGTGGAGCCGTCGACCGGTCAGCGTGAAGCGCGTTGGTTTTCGGTCGAGCGGTTGCCGAAAAAACTCGCCTTCGATAACCACGAGATTCTTCGATATGCCCTCTGGAGGCTGCGCAACAAGGTCAGCTACGCCGACGTCGCGTTCCAGCTCTTGCCACGAAACTTTACGCTCTCCGAACTGCGCGAGGTCTACGAAGTGATTCTCGACCGCAAGCTCGATCCGACCAACTTCCGCCGCAAGGTCGAGGCCAGCGGGACCATAGTTCCAACCAGCAGCCGGGTAGAAGGCGGGGCTCACCGGCCTCCTAGACTATACCGCGCACACCGGCGGAGTCTGCCAGAACCGGCGCCAATGAACTGA
- the nadA gene encoding quinolinate synthase NadA, producing the protein MTSLNTPSAPVKLCNPKLKQEPWNFDAPLPPHYGPGSSQDDAIPPSAPVQHGLPAFYRSLSEEQLAERIRQAKEKLGERLIVLGHHYQRDEIICHADLRGDSFKLSRQAAARTTADYIVFCGVHFMAESADILAQPHQQVILPNMAAGCSMADMADTDDVIDAWEALVEVLGPGSGSVSILPVTYMNSAAALKAFCGANGGIVCTSSNAERVLQWAFERGERVLFFPDQHLGRNTGYKMGVALDRMLVWDPLQPLGGNTPRQLRDSRIILWKGHCSVHKRFTVAQIEKARRDYPGINVIVHPECELPVVQAADLSGSTEFILARIAAAEPGSQWAVGTEFSMVHRLASENRDKLIFCLDPIVCPCSTMYRIHPAYLAWVLDNLLEGRVVNRIQVDAETKGWAKVALERMLALP; encoded by the coding sequence ATGACAAGCCTGAATACACCATCGGCGCCTGTGAAGCTGTGTAACCCGAAGCTGAAGCAAGAGCCATGGAATTTCGACGCGCCGCTCCCGCCGCACTACGGGCCCGGATCGAGCCAGGATGACGCAATCCCCCCAAGCGCGCCTGTCCAGCATGGCCTGCCGGCGTTCTACCGCTCGCTCAGCGAGGAACAACTGGCCGAGCGCATAAGGCAAGCGAAAGAGAAGCTGGGCGAGCGGCTGATAGTTCTCGGGCACCATTACCAGCGCGATGAGATCATTTGTCACGCCGACCTTCGCGGCGACTCGTTCAAGCTATCGCGGCAAGCCGCTGCGCGAACCACTGCGGACTATATCGTTTTCTGCGGCGTCCACTTTATGGCGGAGAGCGCCGACATACTGGCTCAACCCCATCAGCAGGTAATCCTTCCTAACATGGCAGCGGGCTGCTCGATGGCTGACATGGCGGACACTGATGACGTGATTGACGCGTGGGAAGCTCTCGTCGAGGTGTTGGGGCCTGGCAGCGGCAGCGTGTCGATCCTTCCGGTCACGTATATGAACTCGGCTGCCGCGCTTAAGGCGTTTTGTGGCGCCAACGGTGGGATTGTGTGCACTTCATCGAACGCCGAACGGGTCTTGCAGTGGGCTTTCGAGCGAGGTGAGCGCGTGCTGTTCTTTCCCGATCAACATCTCGGACGCAACACCGGATACAAGATGGGCGTCGCGCTCGATCGGATGCTCGTGTGGGACCCGCTTCAGCCGCTTGGCGGAAACACGCCACGACAGTTGCGGGACTCGCGAATCATTCTCTGGAAAGGGCACTGCTCGGTTCACAAGCGCTTCACCGTGGCGCAAATCGAGAAGGCGCGCCGCGACTACCCGGGCATCAATGTCATCGTTCATCCCGAGTGCGAGCTTCCGGTCGTTCAGGCGGCTGATCTCTCGGGTTCGACTGAGTTCATACTGGCTCGCATTGCGGCTGCCGAGCCCGGTTCGCAGTGGGCCGTCGGCACGGAGTTCAGCATGGTGCACCGACTCGCCTCGGAGAATCGCGACAAGCTGATCTTCTGTCTTGATCCCATTGTTTGCCCGTGCTCGACAATGTACAGGATTCATCCGGCCTATCTCGCCTGGGTACTCGACAACCTGCTTGAAGGCCGCGTAGTGAATCGCATTCAGGTGGATGCGGAAACGAAAGGATGGGCTAAGGTGGCACTCGAACGCATGTTGGCGCTGCCTTAG
- the nadB gene encoding L-aspartate oxidase yields the protein MHDYIIIGSGIAGLFTALLASKHGTVLVLTKAALEESNTRYAQGGIAAAMSPADSPRLHYEDTIAAGGGLCDERAVEVLTREAPGRIRDLLALNVPFDRQGSELALGLEGAHRARRVLHAGGDATGFHIEQTLCRALRDAGVEVIEGCFVTDIVTHEGRAVGVRALSDEGSDVVETHLMLGRHIVLASGGAGQLFSHTTNPLVATGDGLTLAYRAGAELADIEFYQFHPTALAIPGLPSFLISEAARGEGAFLRNAGGDRFMLRVDPRGELAPRDVVAQAISTEMLRSGATHVFLDLSHLPHETVRSRFPTIDAYCRKAGLDMTVDLLPVAPAAHYLMGGVQTNLWGETNVPGLYACGEVACTGVHGANRLASNSLLEGLVFGARIVDRTTRETKREPAHADANAFRISETATVSADLGPVEKPSLAALQKLMWNQVGLVRDEAGLSAARTELAVWQHALPEPRSPVDHELKNMILIGNLMATAALERRESRGGHCRRDFPGADSQWRRHIVLSKAAAARCAKEFI from the coding sequence ATGCACGACTACATTATCATCGGAAGCGGAATAGCCGGATTGTTCACGGCGCTGCTGGCCTCGAAGCACGGCACTGTTCTTGTGCTGACCAAGGCCGCGCTTGAAGAGAGCAACACGCGCTACGCTCAGGGCGGGATTGCCGCCGCCATGTCGCCTGCTGACAGTCCGCGCCTTCACTACGAGGACACGATCGCAGCAGGGGGCGGGTTGTGTGATGAACGCGCTGTCGAAGTCCTCACGCGCGAGGCTCCCGGCCGAATCCGGGATCTGCTCGCTCTCAACGTCCCGTTCGACCGCCAGGGCAGCGAGCTGGCGCTTGGGCTCGAAGGCGCGCATCGCGCTCGGCGTGTCTTGCACGCGGGCGGAGACGCGACCGGATTCCATATCGAGCAGACGCTTTGCCGTGCGCTTCGGGATGCTGGCGTTGAAGTCATCGAAGGCTGCTTTGTAACCGACATCGTCACCCACGAAGGCCGCGCGGTAGGCGTGCGAGCCTTATCTGATGAGGGCTCCGACGTTGTGGAAACCCATTTGATGCTTGGCCGCCACATCGTTCTCGCGAGCGGCGGAGCGGGACAGTTGTTTTCCCACACGACGAACCCGCTGGTGGCGACGGGCGACGGGCTGACCCTTGCCTACCGCGCCGGTGCGGAGCTTGCCGACATCGAGTTCTATCAGTTTCATCCGACAGCGCTGGCCATCCCGGGTCTTCCGTCTTTCCTGATCTCAGAGGCAGCGCGCGGCGAGGGAGCGTTTTTGCGAAATGCCGGCGGTGACCGGTTCATGCTCAGAGTCGATCCGCGAGGTGAACTTGCTCCGCGAGATGTCGTTGCGCAGGCGATCTCAACCGAGATGCTGCGGAGCGGGGCGACCCACGTGTTTCTCGACCTGAGTCATCTGCCCCATGAGACAGTCAGGAGTCGTTTCCCGACGATCGATGCATACTGCCGCAAAGCCGGACTCGATATGACTGTAGACTTGCTGCCGGTAGCGCCGGCCGCGCACTACTTGATGGGCGGAGTGCAAACCAATCTCTGGGGTGAAACAAATGTGCCCGGCCTCTATGCGTGCGGCGAAGTTGCCTGTACCGGAGTTCACGGAGCGAACAGGCTGGCCAGCAATTCACTGTTGGAGGGGCTGGTTTTTGGAGCGCGAATTGTCGACCGCACGACGCGCGAGACCAAGCGCGAACCGGCACACGCGGATGCGAATGCATTTCGAATCAGCGAGACTGCAACGGTCTCAGCAGATCTAGGGCCAGTTGAGAAACCATCTTTGGCAGCGTTGCAGAAGCTGATGTGGAATCAGGTCGGTCTTGTGCGCGACGAAGCCGGGCTTAGCGCCGCGCGAACCGAACTGGCGGTCTGGCAGCACGCATTGCCTGAACCTCGCTCGCCCGTAGATCACGAATTGAAGAACATGATCTTGATTGGCAACTTGATGGCGACGGCGGCACTCGAGCGACGAGAGAGCCGCGGAGGTCACTGTCGCAGAGACTTCCCGGGCGCGGACTCACAATGGCGACGCCACATTGTTTTGTCGAAAGCTGCGGCCGCGCGTTGCGCCAAGGAGTTCATATGA
- the nadC gene encoding carboxylating nicotinate-nucleotide diphosphorylase — MSKGELRLSDYMTESGLRRLVERALEEDLGRGDITSDLLVPSDVTTKAVLRSRGQGVIAGLDVAAMVFASVDAQVHFAALITDGDAVVPGQELAVISGAARSLLRAERVALNFLQRLSGIATLTSRYEEAVRGTRARIVDTRKTTPGLRSLEKYAVRAGGGFNHRRDLSDAMMIKDNHLAVIEALGLSLSEAIKQARESLPHTLKIEIEVDRLDQISEALAAGADIVLLDNMSIEDLRRAVAMIDGRAMTEASGGVNLRTISEIAATGVDVISVGALTHSAPALDIGLDFEV, encoded by the coding sequence ATGAGCAAAGGCGAACTTCGGCTCTCTGACTACATGACCGAAAGCGGCTTGCGCCGGCTCGTAGAACGGGCTCTGGAAGAAGACCTGGGCCGAGGCGATATTACCAGCGATCTCCTCGTTCCCTCAGATGTCACCACGAAAGCTGTGTTGCGAAGCCGCGGCCAGGGTGTGATTGCCGGGCTTGATGTTGCAGCGATGGTGTTCGCTTCGGTGGATGCGCAAGTGCATTTTGCTGCTCTGATCACAGACGGCGACGCTGTTGTTCCGGGTCAGGAACTCGCGGTTATTTCGGGCGCCGCTCGCAGCCTTCTGCGCGCCGAACGGGTCGCGCTAAACTTCCTTCAGCGGTTGAGCGGTATCGCGACGCTGACATCTCGTTACGAGGAGGCTGTGCGAGGCACGCGGGCTCGCATCGTCGACACGCGTAAGACGACTCCCGGACTGCGGTCGCTGGAAAAGTATGCAGTCCGTGCCGGTGGCGGCTTCAATCACCGGCGCGACCTGAGCGACGCGATGATGATAAAGGACAACCATCTCGCCGTGATCGAAGCCCTTGGGCTTTCCCTCAGCGAAGCGATCAAACAGGCGCGCGAGTCGCTTCCGCACACGCTGAAGATCGAGATTGAAGTAGACCGGCTCGATCAGATTTCCGAGGCTCTCGCTGCCGGCGCGGACATCGTACTGCTCGACAACATGTCGATTGAGGACTTAAGGAGAGCCGTGGCGATGATCGATGGCCGAGCTATGACTGAAGCATCAGGCGGAGTGAACCTACGCACGATCTCTGAGATCGCGGCGACCGGTGTTGATGTGATTTCGGTTGGCGCGCTTACGCATTCGGCGCCAGCGTTGGACATCGGATTGGATTTCGAGGTCTAG
- a CDS encoding zinc ribbon domain-containing protein, translated as MGTVYCDNCGTSLLEETAKFCRACGKPTPLSEAATKRFDEQPGVQSPTSPVGPSFTTPAYMAPFELPPAPQTNDLRQKTQKRNLIILVSTLALIIFALAGLLAFLSFGLGSDDIPATPPPPGFSEPAPPPAPPAINGPSTIDQSLIYPGARQTMSIQADGGKSVLNLHSDDAATRVTGWYIARLKGAKKISIVGQTILKAGDIDVVIMGGDEGTEILITRGGEEK; from the coding sequence ATGGGAACAGTGTACTGTGACAACTGCGGCACAAGCCTGCTTGAGGAAACCGCCAAGTTCTGCCGCGCTTGCGGAAAGCCCACTCCTCTATCGGAAGCGGCCACCAAAAGATTCGACGAACAGCCCGGCGTTCAGAGTCCGACCAGTCCCGTTGGACCCTCATTCACGACCCCGGCTTACATGGCTCCCTTTGAGTTGCCGCCGGCTCCGCAAACTAACGACCTGAGACAAAAGACACAGAAGCGCAATCTGATTATCCTTGTGAGCACGTTGGCGTTGATAATATTTGCGCTCGCGGGCTTGTTGGCTTTCTTGAGTTTCGGACTGGGTTCAGATGACATCCCCGCGACCCCGCCGCCGCCAGGCTTCTCGGAGCCGGCTCCTCCCCCCGCGCCCCCTGCCATCAATGGCCCATCGACAATCGATCAATCGCTTATCTACCCCGGAGCGCGCCAAACAATGTCGATCCAAGCGGACGGTGGTAAGAGCGTGCTTAATTTGCACTCCGATGACGCAGCAACAAGGGTCACCGGCTGGTACATCGCGAGACTAAAAGGTGCTAAAAAGATCTCGATAGTCGGCCAGACCATCTTGAAGGCTGGAGACATTGATGTCGTGATAATGGGCGGCGACGAAGGAACCGAGATACTCATCACGCGTGGCGGCGAGGAGAAGTAA
- a CDS encoding S9 family peptidase, whose translation MKRTMFYASSMVIGLLVVTGLAQQPRRMQLDDLGRVVRVSDPQIAPNGKTIVIVVSRANYDENRHDGDLVLVDIASGNQRTLTNERRSVSQPRFSPNGNRLAFLSNVALASGQQPRPQVFVMPMNGGDTRRITAAPKGVQQFAWSPDGRTIAYATEDEAEKKTGPERFNDSFEVGNDDFLIQSQALPTHAWLAPAEGGEARRLTSGSWSLPINHPPGAPASPLAWSPDGSSLVLVRLATPHSGDAREATIQVLEVATGRMRGVTGRDSLEGQPTYSPDGSQIAYWQPRDGDSGNVNEIHVAPSTGGAGKSITRAIDRHIARSIWMPDGKSLLVGANDGTRVSLWLQPLVGPARKLDLGKLSPSSSFWVDVAVAKDGAIAFTATDPSRPAELYYSSSATAAPKRLTNLNAEVAGLALGRTEVVSWQSDGFTHNGIVTYPPDFSNTQKYPLVLVIHGGPTAASLETFATNAHLFAAKGWVVFQPNYRGSDQIGNVYQHAIVNDSGAGPGRDVMAGIEALKQRGFVDATRIAVSGWSYGGYMTTWLLGHYSGWRVAVAGAAVTDWLDQYNLGDANVRRGAAFGGSPWTDSKRMQSYMEQSPITNASRIRTPTLVMTNTQDFRVTPTQSFKLYHALRDNGVPTKFIAYPIYGHNAGDPVRQRDVQRRWIEWIEQYFREPASNGQ comes from the coding sequence ATGAAGCGAACGATGTTTTATGCGAGCTCGATGGTGATCGGCCTGCTCGTTGTCACAGGGCTTGCTCAGCAGCCGCGGCGCATGCAGCTCGACGATCTTGGGCGAGTCGTACGCGTCTCCGATCCGCAAATCGCGCCCAACGGCAAGACGATCGTTATCGTCGTTTCGCGCGCCAACTACGACGAGAACCGTCATGATGGGGACCTCGTGCTCGTGGACATCGCCAGCGGCAATCAGCGCACTCTGACTAACGAGCGCCGGAGCGTCAGCCAACCAAGGTTTTCGCCGAACGGCAACCGGCTGGCGTTTCTATCGAACGTCGCGCTTGCAAGCGGCCAACAGCCGCGCCCACAGGTCTTCGTTATGCCAATGAACGGCGGCGACACGCGGCGCATCACCGCCGCGCCAAAAGGCGTGCAGCAGTTCGCGTGGTCACCCGACGGGCGCACGATCGCGTACGCGACCGAGGACGAGGCCGAGAAGAAGACCGGCCCTGAGCGCTTCAACGACTCGTTCGAAGTCGGCAACGACGATTTCCTGATCCAGTCTCAAGCTCTGCCGACGCACGCATGGCTGGCGCCCGCCGAGGGTGGTGAGGCGCGCCGGCTCACGTCGGGGTCGTGGAGCCTTCCAATCAATCATCCACCGGGAGCGCCCGCTTCTCCGCTTGCGTGGTCGCCTGATGGCAGCTCGCTTGTGCTGGTCCGGCTCGCGACTCCGCACTCGGGCGATGCTCGTGAGGCGACAATTCAAGTGCTCGAAGTCGCGACTGGACGAATGCGCGGGGTGACCGGACGCGACAGCCTCGAAGGTCAGCCCACCTATTCGCCCGATGGCTCGCAGATCGCTTACTGGCAGCCTCGCGATGGTGATTCCGGCAACGTGAACGAGATTCACGTTGCGCCTTCAACTGGCGGCGCGGGCAAGAGCATCACCCGCGCCATTGACCGTCATATCGCCAGATCGATCTGGATGCCCGATGGCAAGTCCTTGCTGGTCGGCGCGAACGACGGAACTCGAGTGTCGCTGTGGCTGCAACCTCTCGTCGGCCCGGCGCGCAAGCTCGATCTGGGCAAGCTCAGCCCGTCCTCCTCATTCTGGGTCGATGTTGCGGTTGCCAAGGACGGCGCGATTGCGTTCACCGCGACCGATCCGTCGCGACCGGCGGAACTCTACTATTCGTCATCCGCGACCGCGGCGCCGAAGCGACTGACGAACCTCAACGCCGAGGTTGCCGGGCTGGCACTCGGACGGACTGAAGTAGTCTCGTGGCAGTCGGACGGCTTCACGCACAACGGGATCGTGACCTATCCGCCGGATTTCTCTAACACCCAAAAGTACCCTTTGGTGCTCGTGATCCACGGAGGTCCGACCGCCGCGTCGCTCGAGACATTCGCGACAAACGCGCACTTGTTTGCGGCGAAGGGTTGGGTGGTCTTCCAGCCGAACTATCGGGGCAGCGATCAAATCGGCAATGTGTATCAGCACGCCATCGTCAACGACTCAGGCGCCGGACCGGGACGCGACGTGATGGCCGGTATCGAAGCTCTGAAGCAACGTGGCTTCGTCGACGCGACTCGAATCGCCGTGTCTGGTTGGTCCTACGGCGGCTATATGACAACGTGGCTGCTCGGGCATTACTCGGGTTGGCGAGTAGCAGTAGCGGGCGCGGCAGTCACCGACTGGCTGGACCAGTACAATCTCGGGGACGCGAACGTGCGGCGAGGCGCTGCGTTCGGCGGCTCACCCTGGACTGATTCGAAGCGGATGCAGTCCTACATGGAGCAGTCGCCCATCACCAACGCTTCCAGGATCCGGACTCCCACGCTGGTGATGACAAACACGCAAGACTTCCGAGTAACGCCCACACAGTCGTTCAAGCTGTATCACGCGCTCAGGGACAACGGCGTCCCGACGAAGTTCATCGCCTATCCGATTTACGGGCATAACGCGGGAGACCCGGTCCGGCAAAGGGACGTGCAGCGCCGGTGGATCGAGTGGATTGAACAGTATTTCCGCGAGCCGGCTTCCAACGGACAGTAA
- a CDS encoding metallophosphoesterase — protein MRTLVHLSDIHFGRVDHAIIKPLIQAINDVKPDVVALSGDLTQRARVREFKAARAFLDALPLPQIVVPGNHDIPLHNILFRFVRPLDKYRRYITHDLRPFCADDEIAVLGVNTARSLTIKGGRINEEQVAWLREKLCALGPEVIKIVVTHHPFDVPEGHRESDLVGRAEMAIELLAGCGADVFLAGHLHVSHTGHTAQRYRVGGRSALVVQAGTAASTRGRGEANSFNVIRMERPNITIERLDWHTNGAVFVVSGIERFRLGSEGWTQVPNQE, from the coding sequence ATGCGAACCCTTGTGCATCTCTCTGACATCCACTTCGGTCGCGTTGACCATGCGATCATCAAGCCGTTGATTCAGGCGATCAACGACGTCAAGCCCGATGTCGTTGCCCTCTCCGGCGACCTCACTCAACGCGCGCGCGTTCGCGAGTTCAAAGCGGCTCGCGCTTTTCTCGATGCGCTTCCCCTTCCCCAAATTGTGGTGCCCGGTAATCACGACATTCCTTTGCACAACATTTTGTTCCGTTTCGTGCGCCCGCTCGACAAGTATCGTCGCTACATAACCCACGACCTGCGGCCTTTCTGTGCCGATGATGAGATCGCGGTGCTTGGTGTCAACACAGCACGCTCGTTGACGATCAAAGGCGGGCGCATCAACGAAGAACAAGTGGCCTGGCTCCGCGAGAAGCTTTGCGCTCTCGGCCCCGAGGTTATCAAGATCGTCGTCACCCATCATCCGTTCGATGTGCCCGAGGGTCATCGCGAAAGCGACTTGGTCGGGCGAGCGGAAATGGCAATCGAGTTACTCGCGGGTTGTGGCGCCGATGTGTTTCTGGCGGGTCATCTGCACGTCAGTCATACCGGACACACGGCACAACGCTACAGAGTCGGCGGGCGCTCAGCTCTCGTCGTTCAAGCAGGTACGGCAGCATCCACGCGAGGCAGAGGAGAAGCAAATTCCTTCAACGTCATTAGAATGGAACGTCCGAACATTACGATAGAACGTTTGGATTGGCATACAAACGGGGCGGTCTTTGTCGTGTCCGGAATTGAACGGTTTCGCCTGGGGAGCGAAGGCTGGACGCAGGTCCCGAATCAAGAGTGA
- a CDS encoding diacylglycerol kinase family protein, which produces MPPPVDVIINASSGASDKEAARRLLAAVFAAVGVEARISLAKSGAEVVKLARRAASGDAQTVVAGGGDGTINAVASTLLGTTKTLGVLPLGTLNHFAKDLRIPLDLEAAARTIIAGRTMKVDVGEVNDRIFLNNSSLGLYPSIVHQREMKQRLGHGKWPAFLWAALTVLRRNPFLAVRLILDGKEFATRTPFVFIGNNIYEMESFNIGSRARLDAGVLSLYVTNRTGRWGLVRLALRALFRRLRNPQDFVALTTTEVRVETRRRRVRVSTDGEVAVMQMPLDYRVHPGALCVLVPEETEGTK; this is translated from the coding sequence ATGCCTCCGCCCGTTGATGTCATTATCAATGCAAGCTCGGGCGCGTCCGACAAAGAAGCGGCGCGCCGCCTGCTCGCCGCCGTATTCGCCGCCGTTGGCGTCGAGGCGCGCATCTCGCTCGCGAAGAGTGGAGCGGAAGTGGTCAAACTCGCGCGACGCGCGGCTAGTGGCGATGCTCAAACCGTTGTTGCCGGCGGCGGAGACGGCACAATTAATGCCGTCGCTTCGACGCTCCTCGGAACGACTAAAACGCTCGGCGTCTTGCCGCTCGGCACGCTCAATCACTTCGCAAAAGATTTGCGGATCCCACTCGACCTGGAGGCGGCGGCGCGCACGATCATTGCCGGCCGCACCATGAAGGTCGACGTCGGTGAAGTCAACGATCGCATCTTCCTTAATAACTCGAGCCTGGGTTTGTATCCAAGCATCGTCCACCAACGCGAGATGAAACAACGGCTGGGACACGGCAAGTGGCCCGCGTTCCTGTGGGCCGCGCTCACAGTCCTTCGCCGTAATCCGTTTCTCGCCGTCCGGTTGATCCTCGACGGTAAGGAATTTGCGACCCGCACGCCGTTCGTCTTCATCGGCAACAATATTTATGAGATGGAGAGCTTTAATATCGGAAGTCGCGCGCGCCTGGACGCCGGAGTGTTGAGCTTGTACGTCACAAACCGCACGGGGCGGTGGGGCCTGGTGCGACTTGCCCTTCGCGCCCTTTTCAGGCGGTTGCGAAATCCTCAGGACTTCGTCGCGCTGACTACCACGGAGGTGCGCGTAGAAACGCGTCGCAGACGCGTTCGCGTCTCAACTGACGGCGAAGTCGCGGTTATGCAGATGCCGCTTGACTACCGCGTGCATCCGGGAGCGCTGTGCGTTCTTGTACCTGAAGAAACCGAAGGAACCAAATAG